From a region of the Georgenia yuyongxinii genome:
- a CDS encoding ABC transporter permease, translated as MSALAGLTLETQQGGAPAPARKGRRRTAYLLLLPGALWLLLFFVVPLVQLAATSLYDPSGSLSTGYQMAFAFENYVNAVTAYAPHLLRSFLYAGIATALAFLLGYPLAYAMAFRAGRWKNLMLLLVVAPFFTSFLVRTLAWKSILADNGPVVGILQAVGLIAPDGRLLATSVAVVTGLTYNFLPFMVLPIYASLEKLDPKLVEAAGDLYASPATAFRKVTLPLSMTGVVAGTLMTFIPAAGDYVNAELLGTPNQYMIGNVINSSFLVTLNFPLAASLSFVLMAIILLFVLLYVRRVGTKELV; from the coding sequence GTGAGCGCGCTCGCCGGACTGACCCTCGAGACCCAGCAGGGCGGCGCCCCCGCGCCGGCTCGCAAGGGCCGACGGCGGACCGCCTACCTGCTCCTGCTGCCGGGCGCCCTGTGGCTGCTGCTGTTCTTCGTGGTGCCGCTGGTCCAGCTGGCCGCCACGAGTCTGTACGACCCGTCCGGGTCGCTGTCCACCGGCTACCAGATGGCGTTCGCGTTCGAGAACTACGTCAACGCGGTCACGGCGTATGCCCCGCACCTGCTGCGCTCGTTCCTCTACGCCGGCATCGCCACAGCCTTGGCGTTCCTGCTGGGCTACCCGCTGGCCTACGCGATGGCCTTCCGGGCCGGCCGGTGGAAGAACCTCATGCTGCTGCTGGTGGTCGCACCGTTCTTCACCTCGTTCCTCGTCCGCACCCTCGCGTGGAAGTCGATCCTCGCGGACAACGGCCCGGTCGTGGGGATCCTCCAGGCCGTGGGTCTCATCGCGCCGGACGGGCGCCTGCTGGCCACCTCCGTCGCGGTCGTCACCGGCCTCACCTACAACTTCCTGCCGTTCATGGTGTTGCCGATCTACGCCAGCCTGGAGAAGCTCGACCCCAAGCTCGTGGAGGCCGCCGGCGACCTGTACGCCAGCCCGGCGACGGCGTTCCGCAAGGTCACGCTGCCGCTGTCGATGACCGGGGTGGTGGCCGGGACGCTGATGACGTTCATCCCGGCGGCGGGTGACTACGTCAACGCCGAGCTCCTCGGCACGCCGAACCAGTACATGATCGGCAACGTCATCAACAGCTCGTTCCTGGTGACCTTGAACTTCCCGCTGGCGGCCTCGTTGTCGTTCGTGCTGATGGCGATCATCCTGCTGTTCGTGCTGCTGTATGTCCGCCGCGTGGGCACGAAGGAGCTGGTGTGA
- a CDS encoding ABC transporter permease, which produces MATPQTAPRTSYRARRWLGRNLVSVVAALVLAYMLLPNVVVAMLSFNKPASRLSYDFNEFTWDNWLNPCAAGDMCAALGTSFRISLVVTVVATLLGTLMAFAMVRHRYRGQSATNVLIYLPMATPEVVMGSSLLTLFVAAGTQLGPVTVAIAHIMFCLSFVVVTVKARLAGLDPRLEQAAMDLYANEWETFRRITLPLVAPGIAAAAMLSFALSFDDFVITNFNSGTTVTFPMFVWGSAQRGVPPQVNVVGTAMFVIAVAVLVLSQLRGRRAPRR; this is translated from the coding sequence ATGGCCACCCCCCAGACCGCACCGCGGACCTCGTACCGGGCGCGGCGCTGGCTCGGGCGCAACCTCGTCTCCGTGGTCGCCGCGCTGGTGCTCGCGTACATGCTGCTGCCGAACGTCGTCGTGGCGATGCTGTCCTTCAACAAGCCCGCCAGCCGGCTGAGCTACGACTTCAACGAGTTCACCTGGGACAACTGGCTCAACCCGTGCGCGGCGGGCGACATGTGCGCGGCGCTGGGCACCAGCTTCCGTATCTCCCTGGTGGTGACGGTCGTCGCCACGCTGCTCGGCACGCTTATGGCGTTCGCCATGGTGCGGCACCGTTACCGCGGCCAGTCGGCCACGAACGTGCTGATCTACCTGCCGATGGCCACGCCCGAGGTGGTGATGGGCTCCTCGCTGCTCACCCTGTTCGTCGCGGCCGGCACCCAGCTCGGCCCGGTCACGGTCGCGATCGCCCACATCATGTTCTGCCTGTCGTTCGTGGTGGTGACCGTAAAGGCGCGCTTGGCCGGGCTCGACCCGCGCCTGGAGCAGGCGGCGATGGACCTGTACGCGAACGAGTGGGAGACGTTCCGCCGGATCACGCTCCCCCTGGTGGCGCCGGGCATCGCCGCGGCGGCGATGCTCAGCTTCGCGCTGTCCTTCGACGACTTCGTCATCACGAACTTCAACTCCGGGACCACGGTGACCTTCCCGATGTTCGTGTGGGGCAGCGCCCAGCGCGGCGTGCCGCCCCAGGTCAACGTGGTGGGCACGGCGATGTTCGTCATCGCCGTCGCCGTGCTCGTCCTGTCCCAGCTGCGAGGGCGGCGCGCCCCTCGCCGCTGA
- a CDS encoding M20 family metallopeptidase, with the protein MGTATRSVAQTAREQAAAHLPAIVRDITALVETETSSYDPAALRTGSFHVATLAGRLCGPPAREHRHPGGEYGDMLTLTWPGTAPGRVLILAHYDTVWPTGTLATWPVTASRDADGREVLTGPGIFDMKAGLVQSLWALRLLQQSGAATPTVTLFLNGDEELGSPVSRPLIEELAVLADAVLVAEPSAGGAVKTGRKGVGFFRVDVVGIEAHAGLDPEAGASAIHAIAEVITQVTRISDLSKGTSINVGLVDGGSGANVAAGRATAVVDIRVQDPAEQERVDRAFDAVTVSDPRVKVTIGHHWNRPPMFPNEASAPLVGVLREVAHELGYELQEAFVGGASDANFVAGLGRPVVCGLGAVGAGPHARTEFIYADAIPTQVALTAGALGRLAHGLPLLTA; encoded by the coding sequence ATGGGGACCGCCACGCGCAGTGTCGCGCAAACCGCCCGCGAGCAGGCCGCCGCGCACCTGCCCGCGATCGTCCGCGACATCACGGCACTGGTCGAGACCGAGACCTCCAGCTACGACCCCGCGGCGCTGCGCACCGGGTCCTTCCACGTCGCCACCCTCGCCGGCCGGCTCTGCGGGCCGCCGGCTCGCGAGCACCGGCACCCCGGCGGCGAGTACGGCGACATGCTCACGCTCACCTGGCCCGGCACCGCGCCCGGCCGGGTCCTGATACTCGCCCACTACGACACGGTGTGGCCCACCGGCACCCTCGCTACCTGGCCGGTCACCGCCAGCCGCGACGCCGACGGCCGCGAGGTGCTCACCGGCCCCGGCATCTTCGACATGAAGGCCGGCCTGGTGCAGAGCCTGTGGGCGCTCCGGCTGCTCCAGCAGTCCGGCGCAGCCACCCCCACCGTGACCCTCTTCCTCAACGGCGACGAGGAGCTCGGCTCCCCGGTGTCCCGCCCGCTCATCGAGGAGCTCGCCGTCCTGGCCGACGCCGTCCTCGTCGCCGAGCCGTCCGCCGGCGGCGCCGTGAAGACCGGCCGCAAGGGCGTGGGGTTCTTCCGCGTCGACGTCGTCGGCATCGAGGCCCACGCGGGGCTCGACCCAGAGGCCGGCGCCAGCGCTATCCATGCGATCGCCGAGGTGATCACCCAGGTCACCCGCATCTCGGACCTCAGCAAGGGCACGTCCATCAACGTCGGCCTGGTCGACGGCGGATCGGGAGCCAACGTCGCCGCCGGGCGCGCGACGGCGGTGGTGGACATCCGCGTGCAGGACCCCGCCGAGCAGGAACGGGTGGATCGCGCCTTCGACGCCGTCACGGTCAGCGACCCGCGCGTCAAGGTCACCATCGGTCACCACTGGAACCGCCCGCCCATGTTCCCCAACGAGGCGTCGGCGCCGCTGGTGGGCGTGCTGCGCGAGGTCGCCCACGAGCTCGGGTACGAGCTCCAGGAGGCGTTCGTCGGTGGTGCCAGCGACGCGAACTTCGTCGCAGGGCTGGGCCGGCCGGTGGTGTGCGGTCTCGGTGCGGTCGGCGCCGGTCCGCACGCCCGCACCGAGTTCATCTACGCCGACGCCATCCCCACGCAGGTCGCGCTCACCGCGGGCGCGCTCGGCCGCCTCGCCCATGGCCTGCCGCTACTGACGGCCTGA